One window of Streptomyces sp. FIT100 genomic DNA carries:
- a CDS encoding helix-turn-helix transcriptional regulator, with the protein MAYESTDGGTGAAGGAEPGASDSLRTFGAVVQALREHAGLSREEFGALVGYSKHTVASIEQGRRMPDRDFVERAEPVLGGTGALRKAAPHLSRQAGLASWFRQWARLEATAISLYTYECRVVPGLLQTEAYARAVSLDVPPLPDPEELEQRIAARLARQELLAVTRKPPTAFSFIVEQAVLERWTGGEEVTRELLDHLMGLVERNWNVEFQVMPLRSLSHAGMDGPVQLAETPDNHWFAYSEGQQNGRLISNRKEISLLQQRYAKLRSQALTPEDSLGLLKRLRGAL; encoded by the coding sequence GTGGCCTACGAGAGCACGGACGGCGGTACGGGGGCGGCGGGCGGCGCGGAACCGGGGGCGTCGGACAGTCTGCGCACCTTCGGCGCGGTCGTCCAGGCCTTACGCGAACACGCGGGCCTGAGCCGGGAGGAGTTCGGCGCCCTGGTCGGCTACTCCAAGCACACGGTCGCCTCGATCGAACAGGGCAGGCGCATGCCGGACCGCGACTTCGTGGAACGCGCGGAACCGGTGCTCGGCGGTACGGGGGCGTTACGGAAGGCGGCGCCGCACCTGTCGAGGCAGGCGGGGCTCGCGAGCTGGTTCCGGCAGTGGGCACGCCTTGAGGCGACGGCGATCAGCCTGTACACGTACGAATGCCGGGTGGTCCCGGGCCTGTTGCAGACGGAGGCGTACGCGCGAGCGGTCTCGCTGGACGTGCCCCCGTTGCCGGACCCGGAGGAGCTGGAGCAGCGGATCGCGGCGCGGCTGGCGAGGCAGGAACTGCTGGCGGTCACACGGAAGCCGCCGACGGCGTTCAGCTTCATCGTGGAGCAGGCGGTGCTGGAGCGGTGGACGGGCGGGGAGGAGGTGACGCGGGAACTGCTGGACCACTTGATGGGGTTGGTGGAGCGGAACTGGAACGTGGAGTTTCAGGTGATGCCGCTGCGGAGCCTGTCCCATGCGGGCATGGACGGCCCTGTGCAGCTGGCTGAGACACCGGACAACCACTGGTTTGCGTACTCCGAGGGGCAGCAGAACGGAAGACTGATCTCCAACCGCAAGGAGATCAGCCTCCTCCAGCAGCGGTATGCGAAACTGCGCTCGCAGGCCCTGACGCCCGAGGATTCGCTGGGCCTGCTCAAGCGATTGCGAGGAGCGCTATGA
- a CDS encoding DUF3696 domain-containing protein — MIDRLTLHNYKAFRHAEIPLGPLTLLTGLNSSGKSSVLQSLALLRQSYESGDLAVSPLLPEARQAGLRTSVANQGFLLNGELVGLGTGEDVLHEDFTEDEPRIGLAVDEGPYHYEWTAAAEREQNLLPLVDADLPDTSEGGRERPAGPEAVTPAFFTGPFQYLRADRISPAEFYPRDHQVAIGRGFLGVRGEHTVNFLRHHREDTVPAGPLRHPKAASDLLIDQTAAWMGDLCPGVDIQAEAIKGTDVVSLSYGFRGTLGATKRRRPTNVGFGLTYVLPIVVACLSARPGTLILLENPEAHLHPQGQTQMAALAASAAAQGAQVIMETHSDHVINGVRLAVKQGRITPGQAAFHYFRGDGTGVDFVSPRVDADGMLDQWPSGFFDELENTLDQLIG; from the coding sequence GTGATCGACCGATTGACGCTGCACAACTACAAGGCGTTCCGGCACGCGGAGATCCCCCTCGGCCCGCTGACCCTCCTCACCGGCCTCAACTCCTCGGGCAAGAGCAGCGTCCTCCAGTCCCTCGCACTGCTCCGCCAGTCCTATGAGTCCGGAGACCTGGCGGTCTCCCCGCTGCTGCCCGAGGCACGCCAGGCCGGACTCCGCACGAGCGTCGCCAACCAGGGCTTCCTGCTCAACGGCGAACTCGTCGGCCTCGGCACCGGAGAGGACGTCCTCCACGAGGACTTCACGGAGGACGAACCCCGGATCGGCCTCGCCGTGGACGAGGGGCCCTACCACTACGAGTGGACCGCCGCCGCCGAGCGTGAGCAGAACCTGCTGCCGCTTGTCGACGCCGACCTCCCCGACACCTCAGAGGGCGGACGGGAGCGGCCGGCCGGGCCCGAGGCGGTGACCCCGGCGTTCTTCACCGGCCCCTTCCAGTACCTGCGCGCCGACCGGATCTCGCCGGCCGAGTTCTACCCGCGTGACCACCAGGTGGCCATCGGCCGGGGGTTCCTCGGCGTGCGTGGCGAACACACCGTCAACTTCCTGCGCCACCACCGCGAGGACACGGTTCCCGCGGGTCCGCTGCGCCACCCGAAGGCCGCCTCCGACCTCCTGATCGACCAGACCGCCGCCTGGATGGGCGACCTCTGCCCAGGGGTGGACATTCAGGCCGAGGCGATCAAGGGCACCGACGTCGTGAGCCTCTCGTACGGTTTCCGGGGAACGCTGGGCGCCACCAAGCGCCGCCGCCCCACCAACGTCGGCTTCGGCCTCACCTACGTCCTGCCCATCGTCGTCGCCTGTCTGAGCGCCCGTCCCGGCACTCTGATCCTCCTGGAGAACCCGGAGGCGCACCTGCACCCCCAGGGCCAGACCCAGATGGCCGCGCTCGCCGCCTCGGCCGCGGCGCAGGGTGCGCAGGTGATCATGGAGACGCACAGCGACCACGTCATCAACGGGGTGCGGCTCGCCGTCAAGCAGGGGCGGATCACCCCCGGTCAGGCGGCGTTCCACTACTTCCGTGGCGACGGCACCGGCGTGGACTTCGTCAGTCCCCGGGTCGACGCGGACGGCATGCTCGACCAGTGGCCCTCGGGCTTCTTCGACGAGCTGGAGAACACGCTCGACCAGCTCATCGGCTGA
- a CDS encoding ATP-binding protein produces the protein MTTPSTPAVPTAPVTVRVFTQRFSSTPRGARLARRLALHQLDTWGVPHGSQASDTAALLVAELAANAATHGRVPGRDFELAVKLLGRTLRVEVSDAWGERHPPAPGVPRPAPLAENGRGLILVEALADRWDVLDRVPVGKTVVAELDLTP, from the coding sequence ATGACAACACCGTCCACCCCTGCCGTACCCACCGCCCCCGTCACCGTACGTGTGTTCACCCAGCGTTTCAGCTCCACCCCGCGCGGCGCCCGGCTCGCCCGCCGGCTCGCTCTGCACCAGCTCGACACCTGGGGCGTGCCGCACGGCAGCCAGGCGTCCGACACCGCCGCCCTGCTCGTCGCCGAGCTCGCGGCCAACGCCGCCACGCACGGCCGCGTCCCCGGCCGGGACTTCGAGCTCGCCGTCAAGCTCCTCGGCCGGACCCTGCGCGTCGAGGTCTCCGACGCCTGGGGCGAGCGCCACCCACCCGCCCCGGGCGTGCCCCGCCCCGCGCCCCTCGCGGAGAACGGCCGGGGCCTGATCCTGGTCGAGGCGCTCGCCGACCGGTGGGACGTGCTCGACCGCGTCCCCGTCGGCAAGACCGTCGTCGCCGAGCTGGACCTGACACCCTGA
- a CDS encoding DUF262 domain-containing protein has protein sequence MAEAEDGRGAGGSRSVDPRGYAGPEDIDQPDSLLLPLGSPLEVGSDGRPTGVELELPADEEDEEPGDYRDADGISAPFRPENIRIHTETTTPELLLSRLEQGMLDLAPDFQRRSGIWSDRAQSRLIESLLLRIPISNFHMAYGDEDKWAVVDGVQRLTAIARFMKPELTDLGPLTLRGMDYLWQLDGSTYQDLSGRLKLRLRETQLTVHILQQGTREEVKYNVFSRINTGGVPLKPQELRHALVSGPVRTFLADLAEDPAFGEATRWSVSDERMADREMVLRFLAFRLTNPAAHTEKDFDKFLIDSMYLINSIGEERRAQLAREFRMAMRYARDLFGEHAFRKWRGGERSSPAINKALFETISVHLALLDDHERNRLVASRARVHDRFFELMDDWDFDRSISVGTGDPARIRTRFQVVARLFRGVAEQ, from the coding sequence ATGGCGGAAGCGGAGGACGGCCGGGGCGCCGGAGGGAGCCGGTCGGTGGACCCCCGGGGATATGCCGGGCCGGAGGACATCGACCAGCCGGACTCGCTCCTCCTCCCCTTGGGCTCGCCGCTCGAAGTCGGCTCCGACGGCCGTCCGACCGGTGTCGAGCTGGAACTCCCCGCCGACGAGGAGGACGAGGAGCCCGGCGACTACCGGGACGCGGACGGCATCTCCGCCCCGTTCCGGCCCGAGAACATCAGGATCCACACCGAGACCACCACCCCGGAACTGCTGCTGTCCCGGCTGGAGCAGGGCATGCTCGACCTCGCACCGGACTTCCAGCGCCGCTCCGGCATCTGGAGCGACCGCGCGCAGAGCCGGTTGATCGAGTCGCTGCTGCTCCGCATCCCGATCTCCAACTTCCATATGGCGTACGGCGACGAGGACAAGTGGGCCGTCGTGGACGGCGTCCAGCGGCTCACCGCCATCGCCCGGTTCATGAAGCCCGAACTCACCGACCTGGGGCCGCTGACCCTCCGGGGCATGGACTACCTCTGGCAGCTCGACGGCAGTACGTACCAGGACCTCAGCGGACGGCTGAAGCTGCGACTGCGCGAGACCCAGCTCACCGTCCACATCCTGCAGCAGGGCACCCGGGAGGAGGTCAAGTACAACGTCTTCTCCCGGATCAACACCGGTGGTGTGCCGCTGAAGCCGCAGGAACTGCGGCACGCGCTGGTGAGCGGGCCCGTCCGGACCTTCCTCGCCGACCTGGCCGAGGACCCGGCCTTCGGCGAGGCCACCCGGTGGAGCGTGTCCGACGAACGGATGGCCGACCGGGAGATGGTGCTGCGCTTCCTCGCCTTCCGCCTGACCAACCCGGCCGCGCACACCGAGAAGGACTTCGACAAGTTCCTCATCGACTCCATGTATCTGATCAACTCCATCGGCGAGGAGCGGCGGGCGCAGCTGGCGCGGGAGTTCCGGATGGCGATGCGGTACGCGCGGGATCTGTTCGGTGAGCATGCCTTCCGCAAGTGGCGTGGGGGAGAGCGCAGTTCTCCCGCCATCAACAAAGCCCTGTTCGAGACGATCTCCGTCCATCTCGCGCTACTCGACGATCACGAGCGGAACAGGCTGGTAGCGTCGCGGGCGAGGGTGCACGACCGCTTCTTCGAGCTCATGGACGACTGGGACTTCGACCGGTCGATCTCCGTGGGCACCGGGGACCCGGCGAGGATCCGCACCCGATTCCAGGTGGTGGCACGACTGTTCCGAGGGGTGGCCGAACAGTGA
- a CDS encoding DUF397 domain-containing protein: protein MSTSELAWFKSSYSGSQGDSCVEVAKGTQAIHVRDSKDQRSPELALSPTAWNDFVTYAAQV from the coding sequence ATGAGCACGTCCGAACTGGCCTGGTTCAAGAGCAGTTACAGCGGCTCGCAGGGTGACAGCTGCGTAGAGGTGGCGAAGGGAACCCAGGCGATCCACGTCCGGGACTCCAAGGACCAGCGCAGCCCCGAACTCGCCCTCTCCCCCACCGCGTGGAACGACTTCGTCACGTACGCCGCCCAGGTCTGA